The DNA segment TTTTGGAAGAAAAAGATCCGGAAGTTATGAAACGTTTTGATTACTTGATAGATGATTTAATTTTAATGAAACAGTTAGCAGAAAAACTGACACAGAAACGATTTGCAAGAGGCAGTCTGGATTTTGATTTAGATGAAACTAAGGTTATTCTCGATGATCAAGGACGGCCAATCGATGTAGTAAAAGAAGAGAGACGAATATCAAATCGCATTATAGAAGAATTTATGATTGCGGCTAATGAGATAGTGGCAGAGCATATGTTCTGGCTGAAAGCACCTTTTATTTACAGAGTTCATGAAGTGCCGGATGACGAAAAAATTATTACTCTGCGAGAATTCCTCTACAATCTAGGCTACACCATAAAAGGAACAAATAACATAAAACCCAAATCTCTGCAGCAAATCTTGGAAAAGGCAAAAGGTAAGCCTGAACAGCGTTTGATAAACACAATGCTGCTGAGATCTTTAAAACGAGCCCAATATAGTGAGATGAATTTAGGCCATTTTGGCCTTGCGTCACTTTATTATACTCATTTTACAGCTCCCATACGGCGCTATCCGGATCTTGCAATACACAGGATTTTACGGGAACAACAAGAAAATAAACTGGATTTAAAGCGTCAGAAAAAGCTAGGTAAACTTGTAGAAAAAATAGCTAAAATATCTTCTGAGCGTGAGCGTATCGCCGAAGAAGCAGAAAGAGAATCCGTTGATTTGAAAATTGCTGAATATATGTCTACAAAAATTGGACAGGTGTATGATGATGCTATTATTTCCGGAGTTACACCTTTTGGCATTTTTGTTGAACTGGACAACACCATAGAAGGGCTTGTGCATGTAAGCAATATTGAAGATGATTACTATCACTTTAATGAAAAAACCATGATATTATACGGTGAACGGACAGGAAGGACTTTTCGAATAGGTGATATTGTGAAAGTCAAGGTGTACAAAGTAAATGTCGCTGAAAGGCAAATAGATTTTGTGTTGGCAGACTGATAACAGAAAAGGGAACATCGCAAAACTATTTTAAAATAGCTTTATGATGTTCCCCATAGTAGTCTAACAGCCTATAAATTAATTGCATTTGTGCAACGACTTCTTTAAATATATGCTTTGGTAGCCATAGGGGGATTCGAACCCCCGTTACCGCCGTGAGAGGGCGGCGTCCTGAACCCCTAGACGATATGGCCGTGGCTGCGCATTCCATGCGGGTTACAGCCGAAAATAGGGCGGCGACGTTGGCGATGGGGCGGCATCCTTCCTTCTATAAAATTTTGCATAAATTTTCGATTTTTCCCGATGCAATTTCTCTCACGTAGTCATATCTTGCCACCTCCTCACCATAGCATAAACCTATTGCAAACATATTGGCCTGATACTCAAACTTGCTGTAAAACATGGTTTCATTCAATATAAAGAAAAAGTTTCCTTCCGGGTGCAATACAAAATGACCTAATTCATGGGCTATGACTAATCTTTGTATAGGCTCATCAAGGCCGGAATTCACGCCAATAAGCCTGTATTTTCCCAAAGAGCATGCCATGCCATACAATTCATCAAAAGGCAAATAAACAACGCTTATATCCATGTTTTTGGCGATTTCAACAGGGTTTCTGGTATTGTATTTATTGGCAATTTTTTCAGCCTCTCTTATGTAAGTCATTGAATCCTCCTTGAATGTCTATGGTAGAAGGACAGTGCAAAACCTGTAATATTATTAAATGTCCGTCATGGGTGGACGAAAATAAAAACAAAAATTATTTATAAAACATTTAAATAAAAATCTATATATCCACAAGTTATTCACAGCATTACGGACATTATTGCATCTTGAGGCTAAATATGGCCTCCTAGCCTGATGTATTTTTCTATAAAAATAGTATATACTATGATTAAATAAAGTTAACTCGTGAAGGATAAGGCTGGGTTCCCAAATGGGAGTAGGGTTATTTAACCTTAGAATTCCTTTGCCCCTGGGGTTAACTTTTATTTATTTTATCTTTGAGATGCTGAATTATATTTTCAGGGTCTTTTTTTATTTCGGAATAAATTAAATTTATAGTGGCCTGACTATATGTAAAAGTTGGTTGGCTATGTAGGTTAAATTCATAACAATACTTAATATCACTTTTCAAATTATAAAAATCTGTGAACAATCTAAAGTGATAAGCATTAAAAGTATTGTCTTTGCCTTTTGCTGGGCTTAAACTTTGAAATGCTAACCCGTCTCTTTCTATCCACTTATTTAAAATATCTACACATTTACCGGTAGTATATTTATGAGTTTCTTTTGGATCTCGGATATCTTTTATTATAAAAGCCGCATCCTCAGCACTTTCACTAAGTCTAAACTCTGCTGAAGCATGTTTTTTATTTTTAGTTAAATGTAAGTCATGAGTGATAGAAATTGAAAATCTCGGCCCATGTTCGGATGATAGCCGGTTAATTTCTTTAGTTGCTTTTAATATTTTATCTGCGATTTGTCTGGGGTATTTTGCCTTTATAGTAGTTTCAGTTATTTCGTCGATGTTAATAGATAATGTTAAAAAGTTCTGTGGAATATGAGTCGAAATATCTATATTAAAAAAATCAGCTAATTTATTAGAATAGTTAAGAACACAGGACTGGAATAATGGTATATAAATTTGCTCATATTCTTCGGTTATAAAATGAGTGCTTATATTTCTTAAATCAATTATTGTCTCTAAGTTTATTCTCAATGGGTCTTTATCATTGGTGAATACATCTTTTATACATCTATTCAATGATAAAGTGCGATCAGGGTTATCTGAATAGTATATTGAATCGTCGCCTTTACATTTGACCAAATATGCCTTTAATAGTAATTCCCAAGCGTTACATATAAAAAAACTAAATCCCTCTACACGATATTTTATAGTGGGTTTATTATAAATTTCTATACCTAAAATAAAGGCTTCAATACTTTTATTAACAAGTCTGTTCTCTAAACGTTCCGGCATAATAATTCCTCTCCCAAGTGAATTATTTATCTATTCCTTCCCAACCTCTTCCTCGGCCTTTCTCTTTTCCTTTATCATCTGGTGTGCCGCACGTAGAAACATAAGCACATCATCTTTGGCTTTTTCATCAAGCGGATCTCCCATGAGTTTAATATTGGAATTATTTTTTATAAATTCCTCTAATTCTATATCAGTAGGCTCTTCATCTTTTTCCCACCATGGTTTTGGTTCATCCGAAACGCCCATCACATATTCGACTGGCACATTGAAGAAGTCGGCAAGCCTCTGAAACATAGCTATATCTGGTTCTCTTTTCCCCAATTCATACATTGCTATAGTGCTTGGGGATATTTTGAGCATTTTGGCTAATTCCCGTTGGCTTAAGCCCTTGTCATTTCGTAGCTTTCTTATCCTATCGTTAAACATTGTAATTCCCTCCCTTCTACTATCATTCCGTGAGTAATGTACAAATATACTATCACAATAAGTGAGCCGCAGCAATAGTGCTGACGAAATGTAAAAAAAGATTGTTTTTACCCTTGACATGCTTACGAATCGTGGTATAATAGTATATGAAAGACGCTGACGAAACGTGAAAGGAGGCAGAAACATGGGTAAAAGAAGGAATAGACTGGCAATGCTAAGAAACAGTAAAGGGCTGACACAGAGAGACCTAGCAAATGAACTTGGTGTCAGCCCTAGCACTATAGCCATGTATGAGATTGGGGAAAGGACACCTGGCCTTAAAATGGCAAAAATAATCGCCGATTTCTTTGGTGTCGGCATAGAATATATTTTTTTTACCGCTGGTGCTTACGAAAAAGAAGCAAAAATACGAGATTCACAGCATGATGCTAATATCGCATGACGCTCGCCTCTCGTTTTTTTATACATGAAAGGAGGACAAACCATGCAGTGGATTACACAGAAAGTTTTCCGATTTTTATACATGAAAGGAGGGAGAAGAAGTGGAAGAGTTAAAAATGATTTCAACAGAAGAATTGGTGAAGGAACTTAAAAACAGAGGTAAAGAACTAAGTGTAGAAAAAATTTTATATGACCAGTTAGTTCAATTAAGAGAGTTAAGCAAGTCGGAATTAGTAAAAAATGAGCCTGAACTAGTTGTAAAAATATCATTAGCTATGGGTGAGATAGCTAAAGGATACTTACTTTAAGATTTTTATATTGTCGTCAGACTTTAATGTTTTATTGGCATTTTGAAGACTTGCGTAAATGTCTAAGTAGAATTTTAATATTTCTTCTTCACTGGAATTCTTTAGATCACATTTAGATTTTAGAATTTCAAGGGACAAAGCTCTTAAAGTCTCATTGTTAAACAAGGATATCACCTCCTTTTACGGGAGGTAAGTTCAGGCTCATGTAAATTTTACCACATACAAGAGGATAAGACCATGAATCAGCATGAAAGGAGGAAAGCCATGCTAGACGGCATCAAAAAAATCACATTCAAAGACTTACAAAGCGCAGTTAAATTCGCAAAATCCCAAGGCGGCTACGGCTGGATATTCAAGCCCAACGAAGGCGAGGAAGTAGTCTGGTATAACCCACAATACTGGACGCCAACACCTATACTTATGGATGCTCCGGGGAGCGGGCGACTAGAAGGCTACAGCTACTATGCAGAGATTTTAGGAGGTGTAAACAATGTATAACTACAACGAATTGGAAGAAATCAGACACGAACAAGCAGCGATGGATGAAGCTATACCGCCGTGGGAATGGAATGAAAAGTATGATGAAGTTTGTTCAAAACTTGCAAGAAGAAAACTTGAAATTTTGTTTGGAGGTGAGGAAGATTAAAAAACTAGTTTACTTATACGTCGGTAAAGCTGGTGAGATGGCAGCAAAGTTAAGGAGGGTTACAAGTGCAAAAAAGTGAGAGTATCAAAAACATTGCAAAGGCATTGGCGGCATTTCAGGCAGAGGTGAAAAACCCTGCAAATACAGAAGAAAATCCCTTTTTCAACAGCAAATATGCACCTTTAAATGACATTTTAAATACCGTAAGACCTATTCTATCTAAACATGGATTAAGTGTCCTTCAAAGCCCTTCTGGGGATGGGCAGAATGTCACAGTTACTACCTTGATTACGCACGAATCGGGAGAATGGATAGAAAGTGATCCGCTTACTTTAAAAGCCGATAAAGCCACAGCACAAGGGGCAGGAAGTGCAATCACATATGCAAGGAGATATGCACTTTCAGCAATGCTAGGAATTTCATCAGAAGATGACGACGACGGGAATTTTGCAAGTGGAAATAATGGCAATGCAAATCCGGTGAAGGCATACAAAAAGTCACCTGCCACAAAAACCGACGAAAACAAAACTCAAAAACCCGACAAAGCCACAGCAGCTCAATTGAAAAAATTGTATGCCATGGCTAATGAAAAAGGTATCCCAGGGGAAGAAATGAAGGGGTTAATTAAATTACATTATAGTAAAGACAGTAGTAAAGATTTAACCAAGCAAGAGGCAAGCGACTTAATAGAGAAAATAAATGACCTTTTACCTGAACAATAAAAACAGGGCCTTTCTAGGCCCTCCAATACCATCTCTAGTATATCAATATTGCTAGAAAAAAACAAGGAGGATAAACATGGAAGTTAAAGACGTTTTGTTGAGTATACATGAGGAAATAAAGGAGTGCAGAAGACAAATTTTATATAAGAAAAACAAGCTCGATGAATTGCAGGAATATATGAAGGTTTGGGAATGTGAGCAAATTGCTAGAATAGCAGATGAAGTGAACGAAGCAGGCAAGCCAGTTTATTCAAATGAGACAAAAAGGCAAGCAGAGCTTGAAAGAAGGAAGAAGGAAAATGCAGGCTACCAAAAATGGCTTGCAGAATACAAATCTCTAAAGCTTGAGTACGATATGTCTGTAATTATTCTTCAGAGCATGTTAGACAAGCAGGAGAATATGAGAGCCTTAACTAGAATTATGGGGGTGCAATAAATGAGAAAAGAGCGAGCATTTCAAATTAAAACACCTAGTGGCTGGAAGGTGGCCGGAAAGGTACTCAATATTAAAGGCGACTGGTGCTTCTATCGTGAGATATATAGTGCAAAACATGCCTTTCACACCTTCGAGGCATGGAGCTTACAATCAATTCTCGTGCCGGTATTGCAGGCAGACAACGTCAAGTATATCTACCAATACGACAGAGAATCGCAGAAGATGTATAGGATTTTGTTTGAAGAATTCGTGGACAAGAGCGTCGAGCGGGACTTTGGTGAAGGTAAACAGCTTTATTGCAGCACAAAATATTTTTCTGAAGTCAAAGGGATGAAGAGGATTAAGAAGTGGATAAATAGCGTAGAGCTTGTTGCATAAACAGGTCTAAATCGTTTTCGGTAAGTGGGCATTAAGTTAGCTTTATTGAGGCGGGTTATAACCCCCTACCCGCCTTCTTTTTCCTCAAGGAGGGAGCGTATGGGAGAGGTAAAGTGGATAAAAATAACAACAAATATGTTTGAGGATGAGAAAATTGACTTTATTGAGAGCCTTCCCGAGGCCGATGCCATATTGGTTATATGGGTGAAATTACTTACTTTAGCGGGCAAGTGTAATGCAAACGGCTTTATATTCCTCACAGAAAATATACCATACACAGACGAAATGTTATCCCATAAATTCCGAAGGCCTTTAAACACTGTCAAGTTAGCATTACAAACCCTTAAGCGGCTAAAAATGATTGAGTTTAACAATGAAGGATATTTAAAGATTACTAACTGGGAAAAGCATCAAAACATAGAGGGGCTTGAGCGTATAAGGGAGCAGACACGTAAACGAGTGGCTAAACACAGGGCTAAAAAAATGCTAGAAGAAGGCAAAAAAGATGAATGTAACGTTACTGTAACGTTACGTAACGCAACAGAAGAAGAAGGAGATATAGATATAGATAAAGATAAAGATAAAGAAGTAGTTAATAACCCTTTTTTGCGAGAACTTCTTAACCAACTTAAAAACATCGACAATTATCCTTTCGATACCGAAAAAGATACAGACTTCATAAATTCACTTTTAATAGATTTTCCTTCTTTAGATATAAAGGAAGAACTAAAAAAATGGAGCGTGTATAAGCTCGATAAGCCACTCGCTAAAAATTCTAATGCCCGGTCGCAATTCCGCAATTGGTGTAAAAAGTCGGCAGAATGGAAGACAGAAAAAGAGCCGCAAATCAATGCCTTTCAACAAGAATCACATCGGCCACTAAAGGAGGTGGGATGGTGAACGAACTAGAAACAGCCCTACTTGCCGCAATCATACAGCGAGGCGGGGATGATACATTAGTAAAACTCAACGAAGATGATTTTACCAACATCAACAATAAAAAAGTATTTGAAGTTGTAAAACACCTTTGGCTAACAGGCGAAACAATATCACTAGCAAGCGTCAAAGCGGCCGAGCCAAGCATTGTCATAGCTGACATAATCAAAATGGACAGCATGATTGCGGCGACAAAAGATGAAGTTGACAAAATGGCCGCTCAAGTCAAAAACATATCAGCCATACGAAAAATAAACAAACTTACATCGGCCATAAAAAGCGATATTAAGGCCGGCGAAGATGCAAAGGCCATAAAGACAAAGATATATGAGGCCCTTGACAATATTGAATCAGACATACAAAACACGAAGATAAAAAGCCTCAAGACAGTGCTTTTTGAAACTACGGAATGGATTGAAAGCCAGTTTATCAAAGCCGAGAAAAACGACTTATTACTCACAGGAATACCTGACCTTGACTACTACACGGGTGGCCTGTTTGACGGAGAAATGACCGTTATAGCCGCAAGGCCATCAGTGGGCAAGACAGCTTTAGGACTTTATATAGCCACGAAACTAGCAAAAGAAGGCCGAAAAGTGCATTTTGTCAGCCGTGAAATGTCAGGGAATGCAATTGGTATGAGGATTCTTTCCATGGCAAGTGGAATCGATACAGGCCGAATTAAGGCAGGGAAAATAAACGATACACAATGGGAGAGGCTGGGGAAAGCTATGGGTAAATATAGCACATCGGATTTAATCATAGATACAGAATCGAAAACACCAAGCGACATCAAGGCTGTTACAAAGGAGATTCAAGCCAAATACGGCCTAGACCTCATCGTCGTAGACTATCTCCAAATACTCACACCAGACGGCAAAAATAAAACAAGGGAGCAAGAAGTTGCAAGCATATCCAGAAACCTCAAAAACCTATCACTTGACATCAACAAACCGGTCATAGTCTTAGCACAACTCAACAGAAACGCAGAAAACAAACGACCAGTATTATCAGACCTTCGGGAATCCGGTGCAATCGAAGCAGACGCCGACAATATCTGGTTTTTGCATTATCCAACAGAAAACCAACTTAGTAACAGCCAAAAAGACAAATTCATAACCTGCAAACAGAACAACTGCCGGTATATGGAAATCCACATCGGCAAGCACAGAAACGGCCCTGTCGGCATGATAGATGTTTTATTCGACCCCGGCAAGATGAAATTCATCGGCTTTGCAAAGGACGAGAAAACGGCATAAAGAGTAGTATGCAATTTATGTGTAACAACGAAGGGAGAATGAGTATGAAAATATTGGGCGAATTTGCAACAGACGA comes from the Tepidanaerobacter acetatoxydans Re1 genome and includes:
- a CDS encoding DUF3644 domain-containing protein, producing the protein MPERLENRLVNKSIEAFILGIEIYNKPTIKYRVEGFSFFICNAWELLLKAYLVKCKGDDSIYYSDNPDRTLSLNRCIKDVFTNDKDPLRINLETIIDLRNISTHFITEEYEQIYIPLFQSCVLNYSNKLADFFNIDISTHIPQNFLTLSINIDEITETTIKAKYPRQIADKILKATKEINRLSSEHGPRFSISITHDLHLTKNKKHASAEFRLSESAEDAAFIIKDIRDPKETHKYTTGKCVDILNKWIERDGLAFQSLSPAKGKDNTFNAYHFRLFTDFYNLKSDIKYCYEFNLHSQPTFTYSQATINLIYSEIKKDPENIIQHLKDKINKS
- a CDS encoding ERF family protein, which produces MQKSESIKNIAKALAAFQAEVKNPANTEENPFFNSKYAPLNDILNTVRPILSKHGLSVLQSPSGDGQNVTVTTLITHESGEWIESDPLTLKADKATAQGAGSAITYARRYALSAMLGISSEDDDDGNFASGNNGNANPVKAYKKSPATKTDENKTQKPDKATAAQLKKLYAMANEKGIPGEEMKGLIKLHYSKDSSKDLTKQEASDLIEKINDLLPEQ
- a CDS encoding helix-turn-helix transcriptional regulator yields the protein MGKRRNRLAMLRNSKGLTQRDLANELGVSPSTIAMYEIGERTPGLKMAKIIADFFGVGIEYIFFTAGAYEKEAKIRDSQHDANIA
- a CDS encoding phage replisome organizer N-terminal domain-containing protein, translating into MGEVKWIKITTNMFEDEKIDFIESLPEADAILVIWVKLLTLAGKCNANGFIFLTENIPYTDEMLSHKFRRPLNTVKLALQTLKRLKMIEFNNEGYLKITNWEKHQNIEGLERIREQTRKRVAKHRAKKMLEEGKKDECNVTVTLRNATEEEGDIDIDKDKDKEVVNNPFLRELLNQLKNIDNYPFDTEKDTDFINSLLIDFPSLDIKEELKKWSVYKLDKPLAKNSNARSQFRNWCKKSAEWKTEKEPQINAFQQESHRPLKEVGW
- a CDS encoding helix-turn-helix domain-containing protein; translated protein: MFNDRIRKLRNDKGLSQRELAKMLKISPSTIAMYELGKREPDIAMFQRLADFFNVPVEYVMGVSDEPKPWWEKDEEPTDIELEEFIKNNSNIKLMGDPLDEKAKDDVLMFLRAAHQMIKEKRKAEEEVGKE
- a CDS encoding ImmA/IrrE family metallo-endopeptidase, with protein sequence MTYIREAEKIANKYNTRNPVEIAKNMDISVVYLPFDELYGMACSLGKYRLIGVNSGLDEPIQRLVIAHELGHFVLHPEGNFFFILNETMFYSKFEYQANMFAIGLCYGEEVARYDYVREIASGKIENLCKIL
- a CDS encoding replicative DNA helicase — protein: MNELETALLAAIIQRGGDDTLVKLNEDDFTNINNKKVFEVVKHLWLTGETISLASVKAAEPSIVIADIIKMDSMIAATKDEVDKMAAQVKNISAIRKINKLTSAIKSDIKAGEDAKAIKTKIYEALDNIESDIQNTKIKSLKTVLFETTEWIESQFIKAEKNDLLLTGIPDLDYYTGGLFDGEMTVIAARPSVGKTALGLYIATKLAKEGRKVHFVSREMSGNAIGMRILSMASGIDTGRIKAGKINDTQWERLGKAMGKYSTSDLIIDTESKTPSDIKAVTKEIQAKYGLDLIVVDYLQILTPDGKNKTREQEVASISRNLKNLSLDINKPVIVLAQLNRNAENKRPVLSDLRESGAIEADADNIWFLHYPTENQLSNSQKDKFITCKQNNCRYMEIHIGKHRNGPVGMIDVLFDPGKMKFIGFAKDEKTA